GATTATCTGCTGCTGAACCTCGCGCGGCATTCGGTCCCAGATTTCATCGGGCCCGAACGGCGAGTTCAAGAGGAAGGTCCCACCGTCGCACAGTTTGGACAGCATATCGTATTTCTCCAGGAAGGAGAAGTTGTGACAGGCGACAAATTGTGCCGAAGTAACCAGATAGGGCTTACGAATCAGGTCCTTACCGAACCGTACATGCGAGACGGTCACGGCCCCGGCCTTCTTGGAGTCGTAAACAAAATAACCCTGGGCGAAGTTGTCGGTGTTTTCGCCGATGATCTTAATCGAATTCTTGTTGGCGCTTACAGTGCCGTCGGAACCGAGACCGTAAAACATTCCGCGGAAGTTCTCACCCTCAAGATCGAACGAAGTATCCAGAGCAAGTGAAGTCCGAGTGACATCGTCATTGATACCAACGGTGAAGTGGTTCTTGGGTGTATCACTCTTCAGGTTGTCGAACACCGCCTTGGCCATGGGAAGATTGAATTCCGCCGATCCGAGTCCGTAGCGACCGCCGATCACCAACGGACGGGTCTTTGGACGCGGCCAGTCGTTGTCGTATGCTTCGCTTAGCGCCGACTGCACATCGGTGTACATTGGTTCACCGACCGCGCCCGGCTCTTTGGTGCGGTCGAGGACGGCGATCTTAGTGACCGTGGACGGTAGTGCGGCGGCAAATGCCTCGGCCGAAAACGGTCGGTACAACCTCACTTTGAGCACACCCACGCGTTCATCACGCTCCATGAGTTCCTCGACGGTCTCGTGCACGACTTCAGCGCCGGTGCCCATGACAACGACTAGATGCTCGGCCTCGGGATGTCCTATATAGTCAAAGAGATGATACTGGCGACCTACACCGGCTGCAAATTTGTCCATCTGTTCCTGGACGATCTCCGGCGTCGCTTCATAGTACTTATTGATCGTCTCACGCGACTGGAAGAAGACGTCCGGGTTTTGCGCTGTACCTTTAATAGTAGGATTGTCCGGTGACAGAGCGCGCAAGCGGTGTTGGGTAATCAGGTCTTCCGGCAGCAGGTCACGCATATCCTCGAAAGTTATCTGCTGGACTTTCTGTACCTCGTGTGAGGTCCGAAAGCCGTCAAAGAAATGCACGAACGGCACCCGACTCTTAAGGGCCACAGCTTGCGAAATCAAGGCGAGGTCCATCACCTCCTGCACCGAGCCGGAGGCGATCAAACCGAATCCGGTGGTACGGGTGGACATGACATCGGAGTGGTCACCGAAAATCGACAGCGCATGGCTGGCCACGGCGCGCGCCGTAACATGGAACACTGTCGGCGTAAGTTCACCTGCGATCTTGAACATATTCGGTATCATCAGCAAGAGACCCTGCGACGCGGTGAAGGTGGTGGTAAGCGCGCCGGTGGTCAGAGCACCGTGCACGGCGCCGGCCGCACCTGCTTCAGATTGCATCTCGACCACGTTGGGTACACTGCCCCAGATGTTCTTCTCCCCCCGAGCCGACTTCTCGTCGGCTTCCTCGCCCATGTTTGATGAAGGGGTTATGGGATAAATGGCTATCACTTCATTCGTGGCGTGTGCTACATACGCGGCCGCCGTGTTGCCGTCGATTGTCACCATCTTGCGTCGGAGCGTATTATTCGTCACAGTCTCTTGCTCTATAGTCTGAACGTTCTCGTCGGTCATTGGAAGCTTCCCGTCTTGTCTTCGTAAAACTTGTTGTCCATTTATTATCGGCTGGTTAGTCCGGTTTTGAGATTGTAATCTCTCTTTGTGCCTGGTACTTGCCGGCTTTGTCACGATACGAGTTTATGCACTCCTCTGCTGCCTCCAGGAACACCAGTTGGGCGATTCCCTGATTGGCATAAACACGGGCCGGAACCGGTGCACTGTTGGTGAGACTGATCGTGGCGTAGCCCTCCCACTCCGGCTCGAATGGAGTGACATTGACTATGACACCCATCCGGGCATAAGTCGATTTGCCGAAGCAGATAGTGAGGATATCGCGTGGAATCTTGAAGTACTCAATAGTGCGCCCCAGAACGAATGAGTTGGGCTCAATCAAAATCGAGTCTGCCTTAATATCTCTGTAATCTTCCGGTCGGATTCCAGCCGGGTCAAGCTCCTTGATATTGGCAGCGTCGAGGATTTTGAACTCGTTGGATAAACGAAAATCATATCCATAAGAAGATGTACCAAAACTGATACCGGTACGCACCTGAGATGCAGCAAACGGCTTGATCATCTCATGTTCACGCACCATATCTATGATCCATCGATCCGGTTTTACGGGCATGGTTGCAACTTTCTCTTTCAACCGTTCTTTACCAGCCCGGAAGATACGGAGCAAACCGACAGATGTAAACTAAATACGTCTAATTGGCTACTTTCACCCCCGGCTCGACCTGCTTGGCCCGTTCCATCGCCACCAGGTCCTCCAAAGTGTGACCGGTGAAAACATCAAGCATCTGCTTCTCGGCGGTGGCCAACAAGTCGCGCATAGCACATTGAGATGCACGCGGACAGCTGTCGGGATCCGGAATACACTTCGTCAGGTGATATGGTCCCTGAATCGATTCAAGGACATCCTTGACGGTAATATCACAAGGCGACTTGGCCAATGTGAACCCACCCCGAACGCCTCGATGCGATCTTAGAATACCGGACCGCGAAAGGGCCTGGAAAATCTTCGCCAGAAACTTCTCAGGTATTTCTCTGGCTTCAGAAATCTCAGAAAGAGGTGTAACCTTGCCCTGACCCTTGTCGGCCAGATGCAACACCCCTTGCATCCCGTATTCCTCAGCTTTTGTAAACTGCATAACGACCTTTCTGCAAACTGCGCCGTCGATCATTAACAAGCCGGTTAAACACGGCCTGTAATGACTGTTTTTAACTTCGCCGACAATATACTCCAAATTGACCGTCCGTCAATAGGAATTCGTGACTTTTTTCACAAAATATCACTTTTTTTTTGATAAGAATATGCTGATAATAAAAGGTCTCTTGCGTTTTGTTTTAAGTTTAGTTATTGTAATAGCATGAGTTACAAAACAGATTGCTGCCATGGTTGAGAAAAACGGAACAAGCACCGGATTAAAGATTGTCTATACCGGCCAGGGTAAAGGGAAAACCACGGCTGCCTTGGGTATGTGCGTCAGAGCCGTTGGGTATAGATGGAAAATCTGTTTGATCCAGTTTGTCAAAGGCAGCTGGAAATATGGTGAATTGGAGGGGCTGAAACGCCTCGAACCAAATCTGCAGCTACATGTCGTCGGCGAGGGGTTTGTCGGCATTGTAGATGATGACAAGGACATTGAGGTACACAAAAAGGCAGCGGCTGATGGATTAGCATTGGCCACTGACAAGATCAAGTCAGGCGACTTTCAACTGGTCATCCTGGACGAGCTAAACGTTGCCTTGAAACTGGGGTTGGTCACCGACGATCAGGTTCGCGAGTTACTATCGGCATGTCCTGACAGGCAGCACCTCGTGATCACCGGACGCGACGCGCCTCAGTGGTTGATCGATCAAGCCGACCTGGTCACCGAAATGACTGAAATCAAACATCCGTTTCAGGACGGCATCCCAGCACAAAAAGGTATTGATTGGTGAGAGTCGGTGTAACCGGCTCCACTGGTTCTCTCGGTGGTCATTTGATCAAAAGGCTGCTGGCCGAGGGAAACAAGATCAGGGCATGGGTTCATCGCAACAACCCTGAGCCGACGTCCGACTCTCAAAAAGTCGCTTTGACTGGCTCTGTCGGCGACATCGATAGTCTGACTTCGGACCCGCCACTGTAGCCATTCTTGTAGGGCGGGTCCGTCTTCGAACCCGCCATCTTGAATGGCCAATCACTCTCCATATACATCATTATCTGCGCTCACGCCTCCCTCTCCCCAATCGGCATCGTAATGACCCGCACGCCGAAATCCATGGAATGAAGAAAACCGCCACTGTTTCGTAGAACCAACCAAACCATGCTTCACGGGATTGATATGAACGTAATCCACATGGCGAGCCATATCTTCTTCCGACCTAATAATGTGATCCCAATATCTATGCTGCCATATTCCGCCATCAGCCTTGGACAGTCGACGCCATTGAAGTGCGAATGAGAGTTTGATGCGCTGCACGATCGCAGAGATATCTCCATCGGGACTGTCGATGATAGCATGAAAATGATCAGGAAGGACTACCCAGGCAACTACGGTGAAACGGGATTTGCGTTTTGCTTTCCTTACAGCACGAAATAGCAGACCGACGTGTCTATCGAGCACAGGCTGCCTATTGGCTGTTACACATGTTATGAAGCAGCATTGACCCGGTTCATAGTATCGCAGCAGTTTTGACATACTGACAAGATAGGGTCTGACCCTGACAGAACATGTCAGTCATTCTCTGAGTGAGCGGGAGAAAGTAGGGCGGGTCCTACGTCAAAGATTCCAATGTAGGGCGGTTCTGTATGGTCTTGTGCTGGGCTAAAGTAGGGCGGGTCCGTCTCAAAAAACCGCTATTGGATTACCTCTTCATGTAGGGCGGGTCCGTCTTCGAACCCGCCATTAAACACTGTCGCGTTACGTTCCCTGATCAATTGTCGGCGTTAAGCAAATCAACTCGTTGCTGGATGTACCGTGCAATATCAGCCGGGTTATGATCTCGGCCGTCAATGTATCCATCGGTTTTTAACACTCCATCGACATGGCCGTCATCCATTCTGACGTACATGACCCTTTTGTTCTCGCGTTCCATTATGATCTCTTTGATTGCCCGGAATTCGATGCCACACCACTCTTTATTTTGAAAATCGCTACACAAGAAAGCCACGACCAGCTTGGAACGGTTACGATAAATGTCTTGTAGCAAATCATCAAGAGACGGCATGGCAAGTTGTGAGGTGAAGTTCTGGTCGTAGAAGCATGAATCTGGTCCGATTATGCTCTCAAGCTCGACGGCCACACTTCTCACGAATTCGCGTATTTCACCGGGGAACGACAAGGCTACATCGAATTCTTGTTTTGTTATATCAACCGCCTTGGTTGCGGTGCGTGCCCAGGGTGGCAATATGATGTCTCTTGATCGCAACTCAGTGGCAAGGTCTATGTCTTTGACGGCCCAATGTGTCCTATTCATTTCCCAATTGAGAATGTCGAGTTCAAAGGCCAAATTCTTCTCTAGATCCCATCCGGTGAGGAACTTGTCCAATTCTTCAGTTTCATATTCAATCTTAGCCTTCCCTTGGCGTTTGGTTAGGTCGCGTAGGCGGCCAAACTTCGGTGCTTTGTTACACGAAGACTCGTAAGCAAATATACAGGGAAGGCGTAGCAGTTCAATAATGTCTCCGGCGGTCAAGTCACCGTATCGTGCGGTAATTGCTGCGTCGGTGTACTCGCATAAACATCTATTCAGCTCAAGAAAGTACGGTTCACTCTCCCAGTCTTCTTTGTGTCCAGAAACGAAAAGGTTGTACATTGACGAGTGTCTTCCTATATCTCCTGCCGTATCGCCCGAAGGCCAGCTTCCGCCAGTCCCTGGAAAAGTAGTCTGACGTCTGCCATTCTTTCGTCTGGCTCCTTTGTTGGGACACATGATAACACAAATCTAGGCTCTAAGAAAGCAAAAGCGGCGGGTTCGAAGACGGACCCGCCCTACAGGAGACAGAAACCGTGCCGATTACCACCAGATTGCGCCTGCACGTCGGCTTGTAAAAGGACCAGACAATGACTACCAAAGCAAAACAGACCGCCGCAAGTATCACCGCCCTACGTGCAAGACTCAGATTCAATACTACATCCGTTGAGCAAACTTAAAAAGGGCACAAACGAACCCATTTGCACAGACAGGGCGCCACAGAAAAACTTTTTTCCGGAAAACAAACCCATTTCACTCAACCTGACAGGGAGCAGGCGCAAAGCGCAAAAGGCCATTTATGGCCCGGAAAAGCTTGAGTTTTTCGAAATCCACAATATCATTAGACTCACTGGCGGGTGATGAACCGTGAACTTCTGACTACCCCCACCGTTGATATAGCTATGATACGGTGTGGCGGGTTCGAAGACGGACCCGCCCTACAAGTCGGCTGGCGGGTTCGAAGACGGACCCGCCCTACAAGTCGGCTGGCGGGTTCGAAGACGGACCCGCCCAAGAAAAGATGGATCCCGGATCAAGTCCGGGATGACAGAACGCGCGAAGCGCGAAAAAGTGGCTTGCCACTGGCGGGTTCGAAGACGGACCCGCCGTACGAAGACGAAAGATGGTTTGGAAAGATACATGAGGATTTGACGATGGCCGAAGAGAAGAACTACGATATAGTAATCGTCGGTGGCGGACCGGGTGGATTGACGGCCGGATTGTATGGCGCACGAGCCATGCGCAAAACAATCGTATTGGAGAAAGGTATGCCCGGCGGACAGATTGCCAACACCGAAGAAGTCGAAGACTATCCCGGCTTCGAACATATCTCGGGCTTCGAGTTGGCCACCAAAATGTCCAACCATGCTCAGAAGTTCGGATTGGAAATGGTCACCGAAGATGTGGAAGAAGTGTATGTCGACGGCACAGATCGTGTCGCCCGATGTTCCTCCGGCATGCTTTACCGGGCCAAGGCTATAATTCTCTCGACCGGTGGCTCGCCGGTTCTGCTGGGTGTGCCCGGTGAATCGGAGTACACCGGCAAGGGAGTGTCATATTGCGCTATCTGCGATGGTGCCTTCTTTCGCAACCAGGTCATCGCCGTTGTCGGTGGTGGTGACGCAGCGGTGGAAGAAGCCGGGTTC
Above is a window of Candidatus Zixiibacteriota bacterium DNA encoding:
- the dcd gene encoding dCTP deaminase; amino-acid sequence: MPVKPDRWIIDMVREHEMIKPFAASQVRTGISFGTSSYGYDFRLSNEFKILDAANIKELDPAGIRPEDYRDIKADSILIEPNSFVLGRTIEYFKIPRDILTICFGKSTYARMGVIVNVTPFEPEWEGYATISLTNSAPVPARVYANQGIAQLVFLEAAEECINSYRDKAGKYQAQREITISKPD
- a CDS encoding Rrf2 family transcriptional regulator; translation: MQFTKAEEYGMQGVLHLADKGQGKVTPLSEISEAREIPEKFLAKIFQALSRSGILRSHRGVRGGFTLAKSPCDITVKDVLESIQGPYHLTKCIPDPDSCPRASQCAMRDLLATAEKQMLDVFTGHTLEDLVAMERAKQVEPGVKVAN
- the cobO gene encoding cob(I)yrinic acid a,c-diamide adenosyltransferase translates to MVEKNGTSTGLKIVYTGQGKGKTTAALGMCVRAVGYRWKICLIQFVKGSWKYGELEGLKRLEPNLQLHVVGEGFVGIVDDDKDIEVHKKAAADGLALATDKIKSGDFQLVILDELNVALKLGLVTDDQVRELLSACPDRQHLVITGRDAPQWLIDQADLVTEMTEIKHPFQDGIPAQKGIDW
- a CDS encoding NAD-dependent epimerase/dehydratase family protein encodes the protein MRVGVTGSTGSLGGHLIKRLLAEGNKIRAWVHRNNPEPTSDSQKVALTGSVGDIDSLTSDPPL
- a CDS encoding transposase codes for the protein MSKLLRYYEPGQCCFITCVTANRQPVLDRHVGLLFRAVRKAKRKSRFTVVAWVVLPDHFHAIIDSPDGDISAIVQRIKLSFALQWRRLSKADGGIWQHRYWDHIIRSEEDMARHVDYVHINPVKHGLVGSTKQWRFSSFHGFRRAGHYDADWGEGGVSADNDVYGE
- a CDS encoding TIR domain-containing protein — translated: MYNLFVSGHKEDWESEPYFLELNRCLCEYTDAAITARYGDLTAGDIIELLRLPCIFAYESSCNKAPKFGRLRDLTKRQGKAKIEYETEELDKFLTGWDLEKNLAFELDILNWEMNRTHWAVKDIDLATELRSRDIILPPWARTATKAVDITKQEFDVALSFPGEIREFVRSVAVELESIIGPDSCFYDQNFTSQLAMPSLDDLLQDIYRNRSKLVVAFLCSDFQNKEWCGIEFRAIKEIIMERENKRVMYVRMDDGHVDGVLKTDGYIDGRDHNPADIARYIQQRVDLLNADN
- the trxB gene encoding thioredoxin-disulfide reductase; the encoded protein is MAEEKNYDIVIVGGGPGGLTAGLYGARAMRKTIVLEKGMPGGQIANTEEVEDYPGFEHISGFELATKMSNHAQKFGLEMVTEDVEEVYVDGTDRVARCSSGMLYRAKAIILSTGGSPVLLGVPGESEYTGKGVSYCAICDGAFFRNQVIAVVGGGDAAVEEAGFLTKFGSKVYVIHRRNELRAAKIVQKRAFANEKLEFIWDTIVESINGSDKQVTNLSLKNVKTGEKSTLEVGACFPFLGFVPNSNITREALRKDQGGYIITDHKMETSIKGVFACGDVRSQLVRQITNAVGDGTTAAVAAEKYIEEMEDHG